One window of Robiginitalea biformata HTCC2501 genomic DNA carries:
- a CDS encoding CBS domain-containing protein: MHIQEHIINTIPVFEVTDTLKEAVHFFTHSTYSHVAVTDKGVYLGLLAEADMDAFEELSQVEEFRYQLESFFVPLEASWIDILEVFTRNEANVLPVVGPEGKVLGYYDLSDVVGIFTDMPFFTEPGAILVVSKPMKDYSFSEISQIVESNNTRLLGAFITEMADDRVQITLKMGETNINDVIQSFRRYQYTILTGSADDAFLEDLRQRSNYLDKYLNV; this comes from the coding sequence ATGCACATACAGGAACACATCATCAACACGATCCCTGTCTTTGAGGTGACCGACACTTTAAAGGAGGCGGTCCACTTTTTTACCCACTCCACGTATTCCCACGTGGCCGTCACTGACAAGGGCGTATACCTGGGGCTCCTGGCAGAAGCGGATATGGATGCCTTTGAAGAACTCAGCCAGGTGGAGGAGTTCCGCTACCAGCTCGAATCCTTTTTCGTACCCCTGGAAGCCAGCTGGATCGATATCCTGGAGGTTTTTACCCGCAACGAGGCCAACGTGCTCCCGGTTGTGGGGCCTGAGGGCAAGGTGCTGGGGTACTACGACCTGAGCGATGTGGTGGGGATTTTTACCGATATGCCCTTCTTTACGGAGCCCGGGGCCATCCTGGTGGTTTCCAAGCCGATGAAGGATTACAGCTTCAGCGAGATCTCGCAGATTGTCGAGAGCAACAACACCCGGCTCCTCGGGGCTTTTATTACGGAAATGGCAGACGACAGGGTACAAATAACCCTGAAGATGGGAGAAACGAATATCAACGATGTCATCCAGTCCTTCCGCCGGTACCAGTATACGATCCTCACGGGCAGTGCGGACGATGCCTTCCTGGAAGACCTCCGGCAACGCTCCAACTACCTCGACAAATACCTTAACGTTTAA
- a CDS encoding alpha/beta fold hydrolase, with the protein MERLHANVLGEGTPLIILHGFLGMSDNWKTLGKRYADEGFRVHLLDQRNHGRSFWSDAFNYPLMAQDLERYMDRNQLGQAILLGHSMGGKTAMTFATAFQDRVKRLLVADIGPRQYPPHHQHILEALEALPLGQIQSRGEADEKLSEYLPDWGIRQFLLKNLYWQGPRQLGFRFNLDVLKDSMEAIGAALPESAWYDGPTLFIRGGNSDYIGESDREGILAHFPNARIESVPGAGHWLHAEKPDAFFRLSCDFMKS; encoded by the coding sequence ATGGAAAGACTACATGCGAATGTCCTGGGAGAAGGCACCCCGCTCATTATCCTACACGGTTTTCTGGGGATGTCCGACAATTGGAAAACGCTGGGGAAACGCTATGCAGACGAAGGGTTCCGGGTACACCTGCTGGACCAGCGCAATCACGGCCGGAGCTTCTGGTCCGATGCATTCAATTATCCGCTGATGGCCCAGGACCTGGAACGATACATGGACCGCAACCAGTTGGGACAGGCCATATTGCTCGGCCATTCCATGGGGGGGAAGACGGCCATGACGTTTGCAACCGCCTTCCAGGACCGGGTAAAGCGCCTGCTGGTTGCCGATATCGGCCCGCGGCAGTACCCGCCCCACCACCAACATATCCTGGAGGCCCTGGAAGCCCTCCCGCTGGGGCAAATCCAGTCCCGGGGCGAGGCAGATGAAAAACTCTCGGAGTATTTACCGGACTGGGGAATCCGGCAATTCCTGTTGAAAAACCTCTACTGGCAAGGGCCGCGCCAACTCGGTTTCCGGTTTAACCTGGACGTGTTGAAGGACAGCATGGAGGCCATCGGGGCCGCTCTGCCCGAATCCGCCTGGTACGATGGGCCCACCCTCTTTATCCGGGGCGGCAATTCCGATTATATCGGCGAGTCCGACCGCGAGGGAATCTTAGCGCATTTCCCGAATGCCCGCATTGAATCCGTTCCGGGGGCCGGCCACTGGCTGCACGCCGAAAAGCCCGATGCCTTCTTCCGCCTCAGCTGCGATTTTATGAAATCCTGA
- a CDS encoding NAD kinase, translating to MKVALYGQTYNDDASGPVREILDELDDGESTVALESEFCRYLGLDSRGYDTFDQNGGLDGSFDLFISFGGDGTILRAITYIRESAIPIVGVNTGRLGFLSTFRKEEVRSLLEEFRAGAYRIVERSLVEASLEGDTPGGGQLNFALNEVTVSRKDTTSMITVETYLDGEYLTSYWADGLIVATPTGSTGYSLSCGGPVIAPTAKSLVITPIAPHNLNARPLVIDDDTVIRLRVSGREQQHLLSLDSRITSVDNGTEITVRRAPFTIRMVEYTSESFFKTIRKKLLWGEDRRN from the coding sequence ATGAAGGTCGCGCTGTACGGTCAGACCTACAACGACGATGCTTCCGGGCCGGTCCGGGAGATCCTGGACGAACTGGATGACGGGGAATCCACGGTTGCCCTGGAATCTGAATTTTGCCGGTATCTCGGGCTGGATTCCAGGGGGTACGACACCTTTGACCAGAACGGCGGCCTGGACGGGAGTTTTGATCTTTTTATCAGCTTTGGCGGGGATGGGACGATCCTGCGGGCCATCACCTATATCCGGGAGTCGGCCATCCCGATAGTGGGCGTCAATACGGGCCGCCTGGGGTTTTTGTCCACGTTCCGGAAGGAAGAAGTGCGGTCGCTCCTGGAAGAATTCCGGGCCGGGGCATACCGCATCGTGGAGCGCAGCCTGGTTGAAGCCAGCCTGGAAGGCGATACCCCCGGGGGCGGGCAGTTGAATTTTGCGTTGAACGAGGTGACTGTGAGCCGGAAGGATACCACCTCGATGATCACCGTCGAGACCTATCTGGACGGGGAATACCTGACTTCCTACTGGGCCGACGGCCTGATTGTGGCAACCCCCACCGGGTCTACAGGATATTCCCTGAGTTGCGGGGGGCCCGTGATTGCGCCTACTGCCAAATCCCTGGTCATCACCCCGATCGCCCCGCATAACCTGAACGCCCGCCCGCTGGTCATCGACGACGACACGGTCATCCGCCTGCGAGTCTCCGGCCGGGAGCAACAACACCTGCTTTCCCTGGATTCCCGCATTACCAGCGTGGATAACGGAACGGAAATCACCGTCCGCAGGGCCCCGTTCACCATCCGGATGGTGGAGTACACCTCCGAGAGCTTTTTCAAAACCATCCGCAAGAAACTCCTCTGGGGTGAGGACCGCCGGAATTGA
- the porG gene encoding type IX secretion system protein PorG, with product MRIVIAAVCLLFAVAVHGQTYEVGLYGGGANNIGDIGRMNYIAPSGPAVGALFKWNKSKRYAWRAHLIYARFKADDLKSDIPARQQRGLQMENSLLEASAGLEFNFVEYNLHKLGPAFTPYLYTGVTYFRYDFNYFDAGRMIDTGQRDGSFAIPMTIGAKLRLNQFLILGAEIGARYTFTDNLDASNPTGSNFEQQADGPIGNVFSDDWYVFSGMTLTFTFGRKPCMDCFE from the coding sequence ATGAGGATTGTAATTGCCGCTGTTTGCCTGTTGTTCGCTGTTGCGGTGCACGGGCAGACCTATGAAGTAGGTTTATACGGTGGAGGGGCCAACAATATCGGGGACATCGGAAGGATGAATTATATCGCACCCTCCGGACCCGCCGTCGGGGCGCTCTTTAAGTGGAACAAGAGCAAGCGTTATGCCTGGCGTGCCCACCTCATTTACGCCCGCTTTAAGGCGGACGATCTGAAATCCGATATTCCGGCGCGGCAGCAGCGGGGTTTGCAAATGGAAAACAGCCTCCTCGAAGCTTCCGCCGGACTGGAGTTTAATTTTGTGGAGTACAACCTCCACAAACTCGGGCCGGCATTTACGCCCTACCTGTATACCGGGGTAACCTATTTCAGGTACGATTTCAATTATTTCGATGCCGGCCGGATGATTGACACGGGGCAGCGGGACGGTTCATTTGCCATCCCGATGACCATCGGGGCCAAACTCCGCCTGAACCAGTTTTTGATTCTGGGGGCGGAAATCGGCGCCAGGTATACCTTTACGGATAACCTGGATGCCAGCAACCCGACAGGGTCCAATTTTGAACAGCAGGCCGACGGCCCGATCGGGAACGTATTCAGCGATGACTGGTACGTTTTTTCGGGGATGACGCTGACGTTTACTTTTGGGAGGAAACCCTGTATGGATTGCTTTGAGTAG
- a CDS encoding pyridoxine 5'-phosphate synthase has translation MVRLSVNVNKIATLRNARGGNVPDLLQAVRDIEVFGAQGITIHPRPDERHIRYRDARDLKSVVGTELNIEGNPIPAFVDLVLEVAPDQVTLVPDAPDAITSNAGWDTVRHRDFLQEVIGKFRDAGIRTSIFVDPDPQMARAAAETGTDRIELYTESYATHYGTDPEAAVKPFRETAEAAASVGLGVNAGHDLNLDNIAFFARQVPHLLEVSIGHALICESLYLGLENVIGMYKNRLS, from the coding sequence ATGGTGCGATTAAGCGTCAACGTCAATAAGATAGCCACTTTGCGAAATGCCCGGGGCGGAAATGTCCCCGACCTGCTGCAGGCCGTTCGCGACATCGAGGTATTCGGGGCCCAGGGAATTACCATCCACCCGAGGCCGGATGAGCGGCATATCCGCTACCGGGACGCCAGGGACCTGAAATCTGTGGTGGGCACCGAACTCAATATCGAGGGCAACCCGATTCCCGCCTTCGTGGACCTGGTGCTCGAAGTGGCTCCCGACCAGGTGACCCTGGTGCCGGATGCCCCGGATGCCATCACCTCGAATGCGGGTTGGGATACGGTCCGCCACCGCGATTTCCTGCAGGAGGTGATCGGCAAGTTCCGGGACGCGGGCATCCGCACATCCATATTCGTGGACCCGGACCCCCAAATGGCCCGGGCGGCGGCCGAGACGGGAACCGACCGCATAGAACTCTACACGGAAAGTTATGCAACTCACTACGGAACCGACCCGGAGGCCGCGGTGAAACCCTTCCGAGAAACCGCGGAAGCTGCTGCATCCGTCGGACTTGGGGTCAATGCGGGACACGACCTGAACCTGGACAACATCGCCTTTTTCGCGCGGCAGGTACCCCACCTGCTCGAAGTGTCCATCGGCCATGCCCTGATCTGCGAATCGCTCTACCTCGGGTTGGAAAATGTCATCGGTATGTATAAAAACCGGCTGTCCTGA